The Candidatus Poribacteria bacterium genome includes a region encoding these proteins:
- a CDS encoding glycoside hydrolase family 32 protein has product MDPAITIDDLHKHIGNARELREYLSADPHRPRYHLLPPDGFFNDANCTIFWNGRYHVFYLGRMPNPNADEWLPVLDHSSSCDLVHWIHHPPAIKPATDGSMPRGIYSGDAIENAPLPTFIYHVPNQGTCIATSDDDDLIHWNPSPANPVIPMPDEPQEYHVFDPCAWYENGTYYALIGNKNSRPGYEGDATSLFRSDDCIQWEYLGPFYTSSRRWTDEVEDCACPDFFPLGDKYMLLMHGHRPYGMAHYYLGRYEDEQFYPETYGRMNWQGGQLSGPETLLDDKGRRIFFGWIREARPWEKYGWASVMTLPRILSLREDESLCIEPVPELEKLRTQHHHRDKTRLEADTEIDLEDVNGDCLEILVEIDPSGATEFGVKVRCSPDGEEETTILYSTSDEFLKIDLTKSTLDDEVKYPRLTPQDEDGGDRYTTSQEAPFKLISEEPLKLHIFLDRSVMEVFANSRLCLTQRIYPTRADSLGVSIFARGGEATLVSLDAWTMTPTVG; this is encoded by the coding sequence ATGGACCCAGCAATCACAATTGACGACCTTCATAAACATATCGGAAATGCGCGTGAATTGCGAGAATATCTCTCAGCAGATCCACACCGTCCACGTTATCATCTACTCCCTCCTGATGGGTTTTTTAACGATGCAAACTGCACCATTTTTTGGAATGGACGATACCATGTCTTTTATCTTGGACGAATGCCAAATCCAAATGCAGACGAGTGGCTGCCAGTGCTCGATCACTCCTCCAGTTGCGATTTGGTGCATTGGATACACCATCCACCGGCAATAAAACCTGCTACTGACGGGTCAATGCCACGCGGCATATACAGCGGAGATGCTATTGAAAACGCACCGCTTCCAACCTTTATCTATCACGTGCCGAATCAAGGAACCTGCATCGCAACCAGCGATGACGACGATTTGATTCACTGGAACCCTTCACCCGCAAACCCGGTCATTCCGATGCCAGATGAGCCGCAAGAGTACCACGTTTTTGATCCGTGTGCATGGTATGAAAATGGTACCTATTATGCACTCATAGGCAACAAAAACAGTCGACCGGGATACGAAGGCGACGCGACCAGTCTTTTCCGTTCGGACGACTGCATCCAGTGGGAGTACCTCGGTCCGTTCTACACATCTTCGCGACGTTGGACGGATGAGGTAGAAGATTGTGCCTGTCCCGATTTCTTTCCGCTTGGTGATAAATATATGCTCCTGATGCACGGGCATCGTCCTTACGGTATGGCACATTATTACCTCGGACGTTACGAAGATGAGCAGTTCTATCCTGAAACATATGGGCGGATGAACTGGCAAGGCGGACAACTCTCTGGACCCGAAACGCTTCTTGACGATAAGGGGCGACGTATCTTTTTCGGTTGGATTCGCGAAGCCCGTCCGTGGGAGAAATACGGTTGGGCTTCTGTGATGACGTTGCCGCGGATCCTATCGTTGCGTGAAGACGAAAGTCTTTGTATCGAACCCGTTCCAGAACTCGAAAAACTCCGCACTCAGCATCACCACCGAGATAAAACCCGACTTGAGGCAGATACGGAGATCGATCTTGAAGATGTAAACGGCGATTGTCTTGAAATACTGGTCGAAATTGATCCAAGCGGTGCTACAGAATTCGGTGTGAAGGTTCGCTGCTCTCCTGATGGTGAGGAGGAAACCACTATTTTGTATTCGACATCCGACGAATTCCTTAAGATTGATCTCACGAAGTCAACTTTGGATGACGAAGTAAAATATCCGCGCCTAACACCACAAGATGAAGACGGTGGAGATCGTTATACAACTTCGCAGGAGGCACCCTTTAAACTGATTAGCGAGGAACCTCTGAAACTCCATATCTTTTTAGACCGATCAGTGATGGAAGTTTTTGCTAACAGTCGGTTGTGCCTGACCCAGCGTATCTATCCAACGCGAGCAGACAGCCTCGGTGTCTCAATTTTCGCACGTGGTGGTGAGGCGACTTTAGTCAGTTTAGACGCATGGACAATGACACCAACGGTGGGGTAA
- a CDS encoding NAD(P)-dependent oxidoreductase, producing the protein MESQQLRRIGFIGLGNMGGRMAKNLHNAGYPLIGYDIDAAKCAALAATGATAGQDAAEVVKNSDVVMTSLRSSDIFSSVAEQRLIPNARASQVFIDLGTTEVEKTRDMATIFAERGATLVDAPVSGGPQGSETGTLRIFVGGDAATVERCRPILEVLGEPKYVVYCGPSGCGQIVKGVNQLAMGLGDAAFMEAMAFGVCAGVDPTAIREAVGMGDGWRGQFDRIAKRIIDGDGGTLVIKYPELPYFLAAAEASGFEIPLTEALYEFCKKGNYEMFDNMNRPSRSFWRTLTEDSDTEQD; encoded by the coding sequence ATGGAATCCCAACAACTCCGTAGAATCGGTTTTATTGGACTCGGAAACATGGGTGGACGGATGGCGAAGAATCTTCACAATGCCGGGTATCCGCTCATCGGATATGATATTGATGCCGCAAAATGCGCAGCACTCGCTGCGACAGGAGCAACTGCCGGGCAAGATGCCGCCGAGGTCGTCAAAAATAGCGATGTCGTCATGACCAGTTTGCGTTCCTCTGATATTTTTTCCAGTGTCGCAGAACAACGCCTGATCCCTAATGCTCGCGCCAGTCAGGTCTTTATTGATTTAGGCACGACAGAAGTGGAAAAAACGCGGGATATGGCGACAATATTTGCCGAAAGGGGAGCCACCCTTGTAGATGCCCCGGTAAGCGGCGGACCACAGGGATCGGAAACGGGGACACTCCGTATTTTTGTTGGCGGCGATGCAGCGACAGTCGAAAGATGCCGCCCAATTTTAGAAGTCCTCGGGGAACCGAAATACGTTGTATACTGCGGTCCGAGCGGTTGTGGTCAGATCGTTAAAGGCGTGAATCAATTGGCGATGGGACTCGGTGACGCGGCCTTCATGGAGGCAATGGCGTTCGGCGTCTGTGCAGGTGTGGATCCGACTGCGATTCGCGAAGCAGTTGGTATGGGTGATGGTTGGCGTGGACAATTCGACAGGATCGCCAAACGCATCATTGATGGAGACGGTGGGACACTCGTCATCAAATACCCGGAATTGCCCTATTTCCTCGCGGCTGCAGAAGCCTCCGGATTTGAAATTCCATTAACGGAAGCACTCTACGAATTCTGTAAAAAAGGGAATTACGAGATGTTTGACAATATGAATCGTCCGTCACGGTCTTTTTGGCGGACATTGACTGAGGATTCGGACACGGAACAGGATTAG
- a CDS encoding ABC transporter ATP-binding protein — MRRLEVKNLTQTFDQKNTSLRVLDSLNLSVDDGQFVALLGPSGCGKSTLFNIISGLLVPDTGGIYLNGEHIYGNTGDFAYMQQKDLLLPWRTVLRNVLIGPEIHNEPLDPAKAEAQQRLAQLGLSGFENSYPMQLSGGMRQRVALVRTLLFRKEILLLDEPFGALDAMTRTVMQSILLDIWAKDRQTVLLITHDVEEALLLADKIYVLTARPATLKAELPVPLPRPRSITDVSLIRLKKELLALLQVEMSQVFDAG, encoded by the coding sequence ATGAGAAGATTAGAGGTAAAGAATTTAACACAAACCTTTGATCAGAAGAACACCTCATTGCGGGTACTGGATAGTTTGAATCTCTCTGTTGATGATGGGCAGTTTGTCGCTTTGTTGGGTCCTTCTGGGTGTGGCAAAAGCACACTTTTTAATATCATCTCTGGGCTTCTTGTCCCAGATACCGGGGGAATTTACCTCAACGGTGAGCACATCTATGGCAATACCGGAGATTTCGCCTACATGCAGCAGAAAGACCTCCTTTTACCGTGGCGGACAGTCCTTAGGAACGTACTCATCGGACCAGAAATTCACAACGAACCACTTGACCCCGCGAAGGCGGAGGCACAACAGCGTTTAGCACAACTCGGATTAAGCGGATTTGAAAATAGTTATCCGATGCAACTTTCAGGAGGGATGCGGCAACGCGTCGCGCTTGTCCGAACGCTCCTCTTTCGTAAGGAAATTCTGCTTTTAGACGAACCTTTCGGCGCGCTGGATGCAATGACTCGCACCGTCATGCAGTCTATTCTACTCGACATCTGGGCAAAAGACAGACAGACCGTGCTCCTCATCACCCACGACGTTGAGGAGGCACTTCTACTCGCGGATAAAATCTATGTGCTAACAGCCAGACCCGCAACGCTAAAAGCAGAGCTTCCTGTTCCGTTACCCCGTCCGCGGAGCATCACGGATGTCTCCCTCATTCGTCTGAAAAAGGAACTGTTAGCGTTATTACAAGTTGAAATGTCACAAGTTTTTGATGCAGGCTAA
- a CDS encoding DUF58 domain-containing protein, translating into MNEKEILKKIQRIEIFTNRLVNSVFAGEYESVFKGQGITFDEVREYQVGDEIRTIDWNVTARMGQAYIKQYVEERELVIMLVVDMSASTSFGSIAETKAEIAAEIAALLAFSAIKNNDKVGLICFTDTVEHFVAPRKGKRHVLRVVRDILHFQPKQSGTNIETTLAFVDRVLKPHSTVFLISDFKDTGYEKQVRLSNKRHSLIAITLQDRREVELPDVGLIELEDAESGETVIIDTSSEAARHLYTELNRRADAERRHVFRANQVDSIHIRTDEPYVKPLIQFFRQRASRR; encoded by the coding sequence ATGAACGAAAAAGAGATACTGAAAAAAATCCAACGTATCGAAATATTTACCAATCGCCTCGTTAACTCTGTCTTCGCGGGGGAGTATGAAAGCGTCTTCAAAGGACAGGGGATTACCTTCGATGAGGTTCGGGAGTATCAGGTAGGTGATGAGATTCGTACGATCGATTGGAATGTCACCGCACGCATGGGACAAGCCTACATCAAGCAGTACGTAGAAGAGCGTGAACTCGTGATAATGTTGGTTGTGGATATGAGTGCCTCGACCAGTTTCGGCAGTATCGCTGAGACGAAAGCGGAAATCGCTGCCGAGATAGCAGCACTCCTCGCCTTTTCTGCCATCAAAAATAACGACAAAGTTGGGCTTATCTGTTTTACAGACACAGTTGAGCATTTCGTCGCGCCACGTAAGGGGAAAAGGCACGTCTTACGCGTTGTTCGAGATATTCTCCATTTTCAGCCGAAACAGTCCGGGACAAATATTGAAACAACGTTGGCGTTCGTCGATCGTGTTCTCAAACCGCACAGCACTGTGTTCCTCATCTCAGATTTCAAGGATACGGGGTACGAAAAGCAGGTACGCTTGAGCAATAAACGGCACTCGCTTATTGCTATTACCTTACAGGACAGACGCGAGGTGGAATTGCCGGATGTCGGACTCATAGAACTGGAAGACGCGGAGAGCGGAGAGACAGTCATTATTGATACAAGCTCCGAGGCAGCACGACACCTCTATACGGAACTGAATCGGCGTGCCGATGCGGAACGGCGACACGTTTTCAGGGCAAATCAAGTGGATTCTATTCATATCAGAACAGACGAACCGTATGTGAAACCACTTATCCAATTTTTCCGTCAGCGTGCCTCCCGACGTTAG